Proteins encoded together in one Oceanobacillus iheyensis HTE831 window:
- a CDS encoding BglG family transcription antiterminator — MVLYLSSRERHILKILLEAEKHMSVKEIADQLDVSVRTIHREIKKIEKVLGDYQLNLVKKTGTGISIQGSTENKKVFRQAMEELSSSELTEEERQVILLYTLLQFREPVKLFHLATELNVTIAMVSQDLNKLESQVKSFGLSLIRKKGYGVQIEGDEGRKRSVLSHLISRHIDPFQYVEKLKERIQEDVSKSDTISERLLGLVDAEKLDKIEEQIQRMRNQLPYDLADSAYIGLVVHIALAMERLQKGDIIHFDDEYKEQIKDEQEYKIAAEVIGHLEEAFSLFIPEDEIGYITMHLMGAKLRENQNYLLEESSMDIAYKAKELIRSVSNEMNIDVTHNNRFLNDLTTHLKPAVYRLKQQMNINNPMIDEIKKDYIELFEVVDKAIQHVFPNLAFPDEEIGYIVLHFAATFLQTDSQSNLKVLVICSSGIGTSKMLASKLKNTFPEISIANHQSLFDLDKETLAGYDVIVSTVALEDIDRSYVLISPLLTDEEARKIKVELRKSKITSPIKKQQMKSRNGQDDFVAKLYSMQLYSKAMLQLINNLTVTNLAKETDMLSYLHLIGKDIEQAKIVTHADVILEKLVEREQQGGLGIPSSELALFHTRSEWVPGPYLRVYELEQPIYLKGMDNIPMMIKRILLMLAPQRTESEVLDILSFISGLFIQEEENIRIVAYGTEEEIQQFLANEFKNFMNEKFHE; from the coding sequence ATGGTCTTGTATCTTTCCAGTCGTGAACGACATATACTGAAGATTCTTTTAGAGGCAGAAAAGCACATGTCAGTAAAAGAAATTGCCGATCAACTTGACGTTAGTGTTCGGACCATTCACCGTGAAATAAAGAAGATCGAAAAAGTACTTGGAGATTATCAATTAAACCTTGTTAAAAAGACAGGTACAGGAATTTCCATTCAAGGATCTACTGAAAATAAAAAAGTCTTCCGACAAGCTATGGAAGAGTTGTCTTCATCGGAATTAACCGAAGAGGAACGACAGGTGATATTGTTATATACCCTCTTGCAATTTCGAGAACCTGTAAAATTATTTCACTTGGCGACCGAACTTAATGTGACAATTGCAATGGTGAGTCAAGATTTAAACAAGTTAGAATCTCAAGTGAAATCTTTTGGATTAAGTTTAATAAGAAAAAAGGGATATGGCGTACAAATTGAAGGGGACGAAGGACGGAAAAGATCTGTGCTTAGTCACCTTATTTCCCGTCATATAGACCCTTTTCAATATGTTGAGAAGCTAAAAGAAAGAATTCAAGAGGATGTATCTAAATCTGATACTATTTCAGAACGATTACTCGGACTGGTTGATGCTGAAAAGTTGGATAAAATAGAAGAACAAATTCAACGCATGCGTAACCAACTACCTTATGACCTTGCTGATAGTGCATATATAGGTTTAGTTGTTCATATTGCATTAGCAATGGAACGATTACAAAAAGGAGATATCATTCACTTTGATGATGAATACAAAGAACAAATTAAAGATGAACAAGAATATAAAATTGCTGCAGAGGTTATTGGCCATTTAGAGGAAGCTTTTTCCTTATTTATTCCAGAAGATGAAATAGGCTATATTACGATGCATTTAATGGGAGCTAAGTTAAGAGAGAACCAAAATTATCTTTTAGAGGAATCTAGTATGGATATAGCTTATAAAGCAAAAGAATTAATACGCTCTGTGAGCAATGAAATGAATATTGATGTTACGCATAACAACCGGTTTTTAAATGATTTAACGACACATTTAAAACCAGCAGTATATCGTCTAAAACAACAAATGAATATTAATAACCCAATGATCGATGAAATTAAAAAAGATTATATCGAACTGTTTGAGGTAGTCGATAAAGCGATTCAACATGTGTTCCCAAACTTAGCGTTTCCGGATGAAGAAATTGGTTATATTGTGCTACATTTTGCAGCAACGTTTTTACAGACTGATTCACAATCAAATCTTAAGGTTCTTGTTATTTGCTCTAGTGGGATTGGAACTTCGAAAATGTTAGCTTCTAAATTGAAAAATACATTTCCTGAGATAAGTATAGCAAACCATCAATCACTATTTGACTTGGATAAAGAGACGCTAGCAGGATACGATGTCATTGTATCGACAGTTGCTTTAGAGGATATTGATCGAAGTTATGTATTAATATCACCATTGCTAACGGATGAAGAAGCAAGAAAAATAAAAGTAGAGTTGAGAAAAAGTAAAATTACTTCTCCGATTAAAAAGCAACAAATGAAAAGTAGAAATGGTCAGGATGATTTTGTTGCCAAACTTTATTCGATGCAACTTTATTCCAAAGCTATGCTTCAATTAATTAATAATTTAACAGTTACTAATTTAGCGAAAGAAACGGATATGTTGTCTTATTTACATTTAATCGGCAAAGATATAGAACAAGCAAAAATAGTTACACATGCTGATGTTATTTTAGAAAAATTAGTGGAAAGAGAACAACAAGGAGGTTTAGGAATACCTTCATCTGAGCTTGCTTTATTTCACACTCGTTCAGAATGGGTTCCGGGACCATATCTTCGGGTATATGAGTTAGAACAACCGATTTATTTAAAAGGAATGGATAATATTCCGATGATGATTAAGCGAATTCTGCTTATGTTGGCTCCACAAAGAACTGAATCAGAAGTGTTAGACATCTTAAGTTTTATTAGTGGCTTATTTATACAAGAGGAAGAGAATATTCGAATTGTAGCATATGGAACAGAGGAAGAGATTCAACAGTTTCTGGCAAATGAGTTTAAAAATTTTATGAACGAAAAATTTCACGAGTAG
- a CDS encoding PTS mannitol transporter subunit IICB → MSEEQSGFRAKVQKFGSYLSGMIMPNIGAFIAWGIITALFIPDGWWPNEDLAGLVDPMILYLLPLLIGFTGGRMVYDIRGGVVGATATMGVIVGADAPMFLGAMLMGPLAAYLMKKFDGVFQHRIRQGFEMLYNNFSAGILAAIMAIIALKAIGPIVSGLNAALAAGVEVIVNAGLLPLANIIIEPAKILFLNNAINHGILTPLGADQASEIGKSILFLMEANPGPGLGILLAFAIFGKGVSKASAPGAAIIQFLGGIHEIYFPYVLMKPMLILAAIGGGVTGVFTLQLFDAGLRAAASPGSIFAVLAMAASDSYMGVILSVILATAVSFTIAAIILKSSKSDDEGDLSASTEKMEAMKGKESSVAGSLKGNQNNPGEVNDQDVVPETPVKDASQVDKIIFACDAGMGSSAMGASLLKNKFKKSDINIDVTNKAINEIPEDADIVITQKTLTNRAKAKLPTAEHISVENFLNSPKYDELVERLKNK, encoded by the coding sequence ATGTCTGAAGAACAATCTGGCTTTCGTGCAAAAGTACAGAAATTTGGTAGTTATCTAAGTGGGATGATTATGCCAAACATCGGTGCTTTTATTGCATGGGGAATTATTACAGCTTTATTTATACCAGACGGTTGGTGGCCAAATGAAGATTTGGCGGGATTGGTAGATCCGATGATCTTATATCTATTGCCATTATTAATTGGTTTTACTGGTGGACGTATGGTTTACGATATTCGTGGAGGAGTCGTTGGTGCAACTGCAACAATGGGGGTAATCGTTGGAGCGGATGCCCCGATGTTTTTAGGTGCAATGTTAATGGGTCCATTAGCTGCTTACTTGATGAAGAAGTTTGATGGAGTGTTCCAACACAGAATTCGTCAAGGATTTGAAATGTTATACAATAACTTTTCAGCGGGTATATTAGCGGCAATCATGGCAATTATTGCACTAAAAGCAATTGGTCCAATTGTATCAGGATTGAACGCCGCACTTGCTGCTGGAGTGGAAGTAATTGTTAATGCCGGTTTATTGCCACTGGCAAATATCATTATTGAACCAGCAAAAATCTTATTCCTTAATAATGCAATTAACCATGGAATTTTAACTCCATTAGGTGCTGACCAGGCATCAGAGATTGGAAAATCAATTTTATTTCTAATGGAAGCTAACCCAGGGCCTGGACTAGGAATTTTACTGGCATTTGCTATTTTTGGTAAAGGAGTTTCTAAAGCCTCTGCACCAGGTGCTGCAATAATTCAATTTTTAGGTGGTATTCATGAGATTTATTTCCCATATGTTCTAATGAAACCAATGCTTATCTTAGCTGCAATTGGTGGTGGGGTTACAGGAGTATTCACACTGCAATTATTTGATGCCGGATTACGTGCGGCGGCGTCTCCAGGTAGTATTTTTGCAGTATTAGCTATGGCAGCTTCTGATAGTTATATGGGAGTTATTTTAAGTGTAATATTAGCAACCGCTGTTTCCTTTACTATTGCTGCAATTATATTGAAATCATCGAAATCGGATGATGAAGGAGATTTAAGTGCTTCTACAGAAAAAATGGAAGCGATGAAAGGAAAAGAAAGCAGTGTTGCTGGTTCGTTAAAAGGGAATCAAAATAATCCTGGAGAAGTAAATGATCAAGATGTCGTACCAGAAACACCTGTAAAAGATGCATCACAAGTAGATAAAATAATTTTTGCATGTGATGCTGGAATGGGTTCTAGCGCTATGGGTGCATCGTTATTAAAGAATAAATTTAAGAAGAGCGATATTAATATCGATGTTACCAATAAAGCGATCAATGAAATACCTGAAGATGCCGATATTGTAATTACTCAAAAAACATTAACAAATCGTGCTAAAGCTAAACTTCCGACTGCAGAGCATATTTCAGTGGAGAATTTCTTGAATAGTCCTAAATATGATGAACTGGTGGAACGTTTGAAAAATAAATAA
- a CDS encoding chromate transporter, with amino-acid sequence MIYWEIFVAFFIPGILGYGGGPASIPLVENEVVRNFEWMSTQEFGELLAFANSLPGPIATKLAGYIGFEVGGYVGAGIGLFASIAPSLILMILLGGILIKYKKSPRVKRLTLFVQPVIAILLGVLAWNFWNEAYIGIGFWQTAIIVVISYFLIERKNVHPAFIIAGALLYGGFFL; translated from the coding sequence ATGATATACTGGGAAATTTTTGTAGCTTTCTTTATTCCTGGAATCCTTGGTTATGGTGGAGGCCCCGCATCTATCCCGCTAGTAGAAAATGAGGTAGTACGAAATTTTGAATGGATGTCTACACAAGAGTTTGGTGAACTGCTTGCATTCGCAAATTCTTTACCAGGTCCAATTGCTACAAAATTAGCTGGATACATCGGATTTGAAGTAGGTGGTTATGTAGGTGCGGGAATTGGATTGTTTGCTAGCATCGCCCCTTCATTAATTCTGATGATTTTACTTGGAGGAATCTTAATAAAATATAAGAAATCTCCCCGGGTTAAAAGACTTACTTTATTTGTACAACCTGTAATTGCGATATTATTAGGTGTATTAGCTTGGAATTTTTGGAATGAAGCATACATAGGAATAGGTTTTTGGCAGACAGCGATTATTGTAGTTATAAGTTATTTTTTAATTGAACGTAAAAATGTTCATCCAGCATTTATTATTGCAGGAGCTTTACTATATGGCGGTTTTTTCCTGTAG
- a CDS encoding chromate transporter, with the protein MKKHRNIFIAFFRVGMLGFGGGPASIPLIQKEVVKKYKWMNDEEFSDVFAIANTLPGPVATKLAGYIGYRVSGWGGMLSSLIASVMPTVILLIILLRTLSGISEFDWVKGMTAAVIAVVGMMMAVLTWQFIQKAGKGLGWLITIFMTIVMFILLQIIHIHPGIVIAALLILALILPVKSHDKEGEPS; encoded by the coding sequence ATGAAAAAACATAGGAATATTTTTATTGCATTTTTTCGAGTAGGGATGCTTGGATTTGGGGGAGGTCCAGCTTCTATACCATTAATTCAAAAAGAAGTAGTAAAGAAATATAAATGGATGAATGATGAAGAGTTTAGTGATGTTTTTGCGATTGCGAACACATTACCCGGCCCAGTTGCAACCAAACTTGCAGGGTATATAGGTTATCGTGTCTCTGGTTGGGGAGGGATGCTTAGTTCATTGATAGCTTCTGTTATGCCGACAGTGATTTTACTTATTATTTTATTGCGTACCTTATCGGGAATTAGTGAATTTGATTGGGTGAAAGGGATGACAGCAGCAGTAATAGCAGTTGTGGGTATGATGATGGCTGTTTTAACATGGCAATTTATACAAAAAGCAGGAAAAGGCTTGGGCTGGTTAATTACCATTTTTATGACTATAGTTATGTTTATATTGCTTCAAATTATACATATACATCCAGGGATTGTTATAGCAGCGCTGCTTATTTTAGCGCTCATACTACCTGTGAAAAGCCATGATAAAGAAGGTGAGCCTTCATGA
- a CDS encoding FadR/GntR family transcriptional regulator has protein sequence MSKKISATVTEYIVQQLKNGRYKIGDKLPSEREFMELLHVGRSSIRESLNTLEDMGIVEKRMGIGVFVKQLKVNQLADAYVIASLLDNICLTEMMDFRFILEVEMAGRAACFASKQDLIKMEEAIYLHREAIDQKTSFIKADELFHQSIIVASNNHIIKQAYQSLSELVQHTLRQKWKTVDSVKCFEDHVKIYEAIKTHQEINAKQMMMEHLHAHWTIPSNF, from the coding sequence ATGTCAAAAAAAATAAGTGCTACAGTAACAGAATATATCGTTCAGCAATTAAAAAACGGACGATATAAGATTGGTGATAAATTACCGTCAGAAAGAGAATTTATGGAATTGCTTCATGTTGGTCGTTCATCCATCCGTGAATCATTGAACACATTAGAAGATATGGGAATTGTAGAGAAAAGAATGGGTATTGGCGTATTTGTCAAACAATTGAAAGTGAATCAACTTGCTGATGCGTATGTAATTGCATCCTTACTAGATAATATTTGTTTAACGGAGATGATGGATTTTCGGTTCATTTTAGAAGTGGAGATGGCTGGAAGAGCTGCTTGTTTTGCAAGTAAACAAGATCTCATAAAAATGGAAGAAGCGATTTATTTACATCGAGAAGCAATTGACCAAAAGACTTCTTTTATAAAAGCGGATGAACTATTTCATCAATCCATTATTGTAGCATCGAATAATCATATTATTAAGCAAGCCTATCAAAGCCTTTCTGAGTTAGTTCAACATACACTTCGTCAAAAATGGAAAACGGTAGATTCAGTCAAATGTTTTGAAGATCATGTAAAAATCTATGAAGCAATCAAAACACACCAAGAAATCAATGCGAAACAAATGATGATGGAACATTTACACGCTCATTGGACGATTCCATCCAACTTCTAA
- a CDS encoding YciI family protein encodes MKYFMVLLPMLDEEKSKQYRQDHLDYIAKKDEEGHVFAKGRFVDGFGGMVIYIAEDLAHAESIAKEDPYVVKEARTYEIHEWEMTTRAVLPE; translated from the coding sequence ATGAAATATTTTATGGTGCTGTTACCAATGTTAGATGAAGAAAAAAGTAAACAATATCGTCAGGATCATCTTGATTATATAGCGAAGAAAGATGAAGAAGGTCACGTATTTGCAAAGGGAAGATTCGTTGATGGTTTTGGTGGTATGGTTATTTACATAGCTGAGGATTTAGCTCATGCTGAGTCAATAGCAAAAGAAGATCCATATGTTGTTAAAGAAGCACGTACATATGAGATTCATGAATGGGAAATGACTACAAGAGCTGTTTTACCAGAATAA
- the asnB gene encoding asparagine synthase (glutamine-hydrolyzing), translating into MCGITGFVNWGKTADEQRSVLGKMTDTLSLRGPDDTQLWTKGHTGFGHKRLSVVDLEGGKQPMSKTVNGITYTVCYNGELYNTEDLRKELLKRGYTFSTTSDTEVLLTSYIEWKEACVDHFNGIFAFGIWDEEKEQLFMSRDRLGVKPLFYAEKAKGFIFGSELKAILAHPDISTKVDRTGLSEIFGLGPSRTPGHGLFKDIDELRAAHSLTFSKHGLKVWRYWNMVSNHHTDSEEETAEKVRELFVDAVQRQLVADVPVSTLLSGGLDSSAITAIAANYYKEKGYGPLTTFSIDYQGNEQHFQKSKFQPSSDRAWIEKMVEGFSTDHHDEIIAGQELAILLKEAVEVRDQPGQADIDSSLLWFCREIKQHTTVALSGECADEIFGGYPWFHDPAAAGNNFPWIRSLDSRIDLLHGDWKKKLDLESYVQEQYQSTIAETPRLDGEDKIDAKRRELFYLNMQWFMSQLLDRKDRMSMGASLEVRVPFADHRLVEYVWNIPWDIKMVNGHEKGILRKAMEGILPNEVLYRKKSPYPRTFQPEYTEQVSQWMNRILVDPNARLFEFMKKEKVEAIVKSKGKEFKDPWYGQLMRGPQLIAHLCQIDHWLRQYDVEVVD; encoded by the coding sequence TTGTGTGGAATTACAGGTTTTGTGAATTGGGGTAAAACAGCAGACGAACAACGGTCTGTATTAGGAAAAATGACGGATACGTTATCACTACGTGGTCCAGATGATACACAACTTTGGACGAAAGGACATACAGGTTTTGGCCATAAGCGTTTGTCGGTTGTAGATTTAGAGGGCGGAAAGCAACCAATGAGCAAGACAGTGAATGGAATAACCTATACAGTTTGTTATAACGGAGAACTATATAATACAGAGGATCTTCGTAAGGAGCTACTAAAAAGAGGATATACATTTTCTACAACATCCGATACAGAAGTATTATTAACAAGTTATATCGAATGGAAAGAAGCATGTGTGGACCATTTTAATGGTATTTTTGCATTTGGAATTTGGGATGAGGAAAAAGAGCAACTGTTTATGTCACGCGATCGATTAGGTGTAAAGCCTCTATTCTATGCAGAAAAAGCAAAAGGATTCATTTTTGGTTCGGAGTTAAAAGCAATATTAGCTCATCCAGATATTTCTACAAAAGTTGATCGTACAGGACTGTCTGAAATATTTGGCCTCGGACCATCGCGTACACCTGGTCATGGACTATTTAAAGACATTGATGAACTAAGAGCGGCACACTCTTTAACTTTCTCAAAACATGGTTTGAAAGTATGGAGATATTGGAATATGGTAAGTAATCATCATACGGATTCGGAAGAAGAAACCGCAGAAAAAGTGAGAGAGCTTTTTGTAGATGCAGTACAACGGCAACTCGTAGCGGATGTACCGGTCTCTACTTTGTTGTCAGGTGGATTGGATTCAAGTGCAATAACTGCAATTGCAGCAAATTATTATAAAGAAAAAGGTTATGGACCATTAACAACATTTTCTATCGATTATCAAGGAAATGAGCAACATTTCCAGAAAAGTAAATTCCAGCCTTCTAGTGACCGTGCTTGGATTGAAAAAATGGTAGAAGGTTTCTCGACAGATCATCATGATGAGATAATTGCAGGTCAAGAACTTGCGATTTTACTAAAGGAAGCAGTGGAGGTCCGTGATCAGCCAGGGCAAGCGGATATTGATTCTTCGCTACTTTGGTTTTGTCGTGAAATTAAACAGCATACCACAGTAGCTTTATCTGGAGAATGTGCGGATGAAATATTTGGAGGATATCCTTGGTTCCATGATCCTGCTGCAGCTGGTAATAATTTTCCTTGGATACGTTCTTTAGATTCTAGAATTGATTTACTGCATGGGGATTGGAAGAAAAAATTAGATTTAGAGAGTTATGTACAAGAACAATATCAATCTACGATAGCTGAAACACCTCGTTTAGATGGAGAGGATAAAATAGATGCTAAACGTAGAGAGTTATTTTATTTGAATATGCAATGGTTTATGTCCCAATTGTTAGATCGTAAGGACAGAATGAGTATGGGGGCAAGCTTAGAAGTACGTGTGCCTTTTGCGGATCATCGTCTTGTGGAATATGTTTGGAACATTCCTTGGGATATCAAAATGGTAAATGGTCATGAGAAAGGAATTCTACGTAAAGCAATGGAAGGTATTCTTCCAAATGAAGTGCTTTATCGAAAAAAGAGTCCCTATCCACGAACTTTTCAACCGGAATATACAGAGCAAGTCAGTCAATGGATGAATCGAATACTGGTTGATCCGAATGCAAGATTATTTGAATTTATGAAAAAAGAAAAAGTAGAAGCAATAGTAAAAAGTAAAGGAAAAGAATTTAAGGATCCTTGGTATGGTCAACTAATGCGTGGCCCACAGTTGATTGCGCACCTTTGTCAAATTGATCATTGGTTGCGTCAGTATGATGTTGAAGTAGTAGATTGA
- the rpiA gene encoding ribose 5-phosphate isomerase A: MNEQDKLKKAVGEKAATMVKDGMKVGLGSGSTVYWMIRSLGERIQQDGLKIEGIPSSNQTATWAEEAGIPLTDFSNVKELDITIDGADEVDANNHLIKGGGAALFREKIIAQAAKEFVIIVDQSKVVETLGEFSLPVEVLPFSWQRTANEISKLGCVPTVRVHEEEPLVTDNGNYILDCPFKVIPHPDKLNKEIKSIVGVIETGLFIDMATTVIVGEKDNIYIK; the protein is encoded by the coding sequence GTGAATGAGCAAGATAAATTAAAAAAAGCAGTTGGGGAAAAAGCGGCAACTATGGTGAAGGACGGAATGAAAGTTGGATTAGGATCAGGATCCACTGTATATTGGATGATTCGTTCATTGGGTGAACGTATTCAACAAGATGGCTTGAAAATTGAAGGCATTCCATCTTCAAATCAAACAGCAACATGGGCAGAAGAAGCTGGTATTCCGTTAACAGATTTCTCGAATGTGAAAGAATTAGATATAACGATTGATGGGGCGGATGAAGTAGATGCTAATAATCATTTGATTAAGGGTGGGGGAGCTGCGCTTTTTCGTGAAAAAATAATTGCTCAAGCTGCTAAAGAGTTTGTCATAATTGTCGATCAATCAAAAGTAGTAGAGACTCTAGGAGAATTTTCTCTTCCTGTTGAGGTTCTGCCATTTTCATGGCAACGAACTGCAAATGAAATATCTAAATTAGGTTGTGTTCCTACGGTTCGTGTTCATGAGGAGGAGCCACTAGTTACCGATAATGGGAATTATATTTTAGATTGTCCTTTTAAAGTTATTCCGCATCCGGATAAATTAAATAAAGAGATTAAATCAATTGTAGGAGTAATTGAAACGGGCTTATTTATTGATATGGCTACTACGGTAATTGTTGGAGAAAAAGATAATATTTATATAAAATAA
- a CDS encoding GNAT family N-acetyltransferase, whose amino-acid sequence MIRIELANEDHVQGIISVCRAGYCDVSKGLLSHELIEQKCEEYYKEERIRKEVTQFNHSWGGYFVALEGGIVVGAGGGGMTTDQTGWLYVLYLNPTRRNEGIGTKILEAVTEQQKQLGALEQYVTVQKGNMKGIPFYEARGFVFQEEIQSKDIKQKPGAIVLKYRRELD is encoded by the coding sequence ATGATTCGTATCGAACTTGCAAATGAAGATCATGTTCAAGGGATTATTTCTGTATGTAGAGCTGGCTACTGCGATGTATCAAAAGGACTATTGTCCCACGAACTTATTGAACAAAAATGTGAAGAATATTATAAAGAAGAGCGAATACGAAAAGAAGTAACACAATTTAATCATTCATGGGGCGGTTATTTTGTTGCGCTTGAAGGTGGAATTGTAGTTGGTGCTGGAGGAGGCGGCATGACGACGGACCAAACTGGTTGGCTATACGTTCTTTACTTGAATCCTACTCGTAGAAATGAAGGGATTGGGACAAAAATACTCGAAGCAGTGACGGAGCAGCAAAAACAATTAGGTGCTTTAGAACAATATGTTACTGTTCAAAAAGGAAATATGAAAGGAATTCCTTTTTATGAAGCCCGTGGTTTTGTTTTTCAAGAAGAAATCCAATCTAAAGATATTAAGCAAAAACCTGGAGCAATCGTTCTTAAATATAGAAGAGAATTAGATTAA
- the opp4A gene encoding oligopeptide ABC transporter substrate-binding protein: MRKSSLSKLLLAMMLMLLLVLAACNGGSDDADSESDAGSDAGSDTEENTDEESEEGIYSIDDFSTDKTSEGEAIDGGTLNFGLVTDTVFEGTLNWNFYSGAPDAEIIGLFDEPLLSTDNNFNYTQDGAAEWEVSDDNKTFTFTIRDNVNWHDGEPVTAEDWAYSFEVIGHPDYTGVRYDSTMTNVEGMEAYHNGEAESISGIEVVDEKTLKITFIEANPSLIASGIWPYAMPKHIFEEIPVAEMAESDAVRQNPIGMGPFKVDSIVPGESVTFTANEDYWQGTPKLDGLTLKVVAPETVVQALETGEVDLVDSFPTDQYPDVAETMTNVEFLGQTDLAYTYIGFKLGKWDGDAGEVVPNPDAKMADVNLRKAMWHAVDNDAVGKQFYNGLRWNANTLIIPAYPDYHDPSIEAPTYDPDLANQILDEAGYEDVTGDGIRENPDGEELVINFASMSGGDTAEPIANYYIQSWEAVGLKVQLLDGRLQEFNTFYDRVEADDPDIDIYQGAWGTGSDVDPSGLYGRNAQFNYTRYASEENDELLAEGASEASLDIAHRQEVYKDWQQLMVDEIPVFPTLYRAVLVPVNNRVTDYSIQWSWNGWHEVGVTEETPQTVE; encoded by the coding sequence ATGAGAAAATCTAGTTTAAGCAAGCTTTTACTCGCAATGATGTTAATGCTATTGTTAGTATTAGCTGCATGTAATGGAGGTTCTGATGATGCGGACTCAGAATCAGATGCAGGTTCAGACGCAGGATCAGATACAGAGGAAAATACGGATGAAGAATCTGAAGAGGGTATTTATTCAATTGATGATTTTTCTACAGATAAGACAAGTGAAGGGGAAGCAATTGATGGTGGTACGTTAAACTTCGGTTTAGTTACTGATACTGTATTTGAAGGTACCTTAAACTGGAATTTCTATTCAGGTGCGCCAGACGCAGAAATTATTGGACTATTTGATGAACCCCTTCTAAGTACTGATAATAATTTTAACTACACACAAGATGGAGCAGCGGAGTGGGAAGTATCCGATGATAATAAAACATTTACATTTACAATTCGTGATAATGTAAATTGGCATGATGGAGAGCCTGTTACAGCAGAAGACTGGGCATATTCTTTTGAAGTAATTGGTCATCCTGATTATACTGGTGTTCGTTATGACTCTACAATGACTAATGTTGAGGGAATGGAAGCTTATCATAACGGAGAAGCAGAAAGTATTTCTGGAATCGAAGTAGTTGATGAGAAAACGCTGAAAATCACATTTATTGAAGCTAATCCATCACTTATAGCAAGTGGAATTTGGCCATATGCAATGCCTAAACATATTTTTGAAGAAATTCCAGTTGCAGAAATGGCTGAGTCAGATGCTGTACGTCAAAACCCAATAGGTATGGGGCCGTTTAAAGTTGATTCCATCGTACCTGGAGAGTCTGTTACATTTACAGCAAACGAAGATTACTGGCAAGGAACACCAAAACTTGATGGTTTAACTTTAAAAGTAGTAGCACCGGAAACAGTAGTTCAAGCTTTAGAAACTGGTGAGGTTGATTTGGTTGATTCATTCCCGACTGATCAATATCCAGATGTTGCTGAAACAATGACAAATGTGGAGTTTTTAGGTCAAACAGATCTAGCGTATACTTATATTGGATTTAAATTGGGTAAATGGGATGGAGATGCTGGTGAGGTAGTACCAAACCCAGATGCTAAAATGGCTGATGTGAATTTAAGAAAAGCAATGTGGCATGCTGTTGATAATGATGCCGTAGGAAAGCAGTTCTATAATGGTTTACGTTGGAATGCAAATACATTAATCATTCCAGCATATCCAGATTATCATGATCCTTCTATTGAAGCACCAACTTATGATCCAGACTTAGCTAATCAGATTTTAGATGAAGCAGGATATGAAGATGTTACTGGTGATGGAATTCGTGAAAATCCAGATGGTGAAGAATTAGTGATTAACTTTGCTTCAATGTCTGGTGGAGATACAGCTGAACCCATAGCTAACTATTACATTCAGTCTTGGGAAGCTGTAGGTTTGAAAGTACAATTATTAGATGGACGTTTACAAGAGTTCAACACTTTCTATGATCGTGTAGAAGCTGACGATCCAGATATCGATATTTATCAAGGTGCTTGGGGTACTGGTTCTGACGTAGATCCTTCAGGATTATATGGAAGAAATGCTCAGTTCAACTATACTCGTTATGCGAGTGAAGAAAATGATGAATTACTAGCAGAAGGTGCATCAGAAGCATCTCTTGATATCGCACATCGTCAAGAAGTATACAAAGATTGGCAACAATTAATGGTAGATGAAATTCCTGTATTCCCAACACTTTATCGTGCAGTATTAGTTCCAGTTAACAATCGCGTAACAGATTACTCTATTCAATGGAGCTGGAATGGTTGGCATGAAGTTGGCGTAACAGAAGAAACACCACAAACAGTAGAATAA